One Campylobacter pinnipediorum subsp. caledonicus genomic window carries:
- a CDS encoding LicD family protein translates to MRYITIDQAKQVMLEMMDYIHDICIKNDIKYSLAYGTLIGAVRHKGFIPWDDDFDIFLTRENYEKLLKLLEKSGDYFIVNYNTDSNSCNHYSHFCSKKYKCEQSNKTLTQMTNFGVFIDIFPLDYLDKDNPKKQLLEIKQSLKKLKLTSFLNYNKTGKKYTTYLKAITNFPRFLYYKFIIKRKKIIEEINLKLTKNNKKKTNILGEYSSRMNEIYDRKDFEEYIFGDFENRKYMMIKNFDTVLKIHYGDYNKLPPEEERKNGHAHFKYFIDE, encoded by the coding sequence ATGCGATATATAACTATTGATCAAGCCAAACAAGTTATGCTTGAAATGATGGACTACATACATGATATATGTATCAAAAATGATATCAAATACTCACTTGCTTACGGAACATTAATAGGTGCTGTAAGACATAAAGGTTTTATACCATGGGATGATGATTTTGATATTTTTCTAACAAGAGAAAATTATGAAAAATTGTTAAAATTATTAGAGAAGTCAGGAGATTATTTTATTGTTAACTACAATACAGATAGCAATTCATGCAATCATTATTCTCATTTTTGTTCCAAAAAATACAAATGTGAACAAAGTAATAAAACTTTAACACAAATGACAAATTTTGGTGTTTTTATAGATATTTTTCCTTTAGATTATTTGGACAAAGACAATCCTAAAAAACAATTATTGGAAATCAAACAATCGCTAAAAAAATTAAAATTAACTAGTTTTTTAAATTATAATAAAACTGGTAAAAAATATACAACATATTTAAAAGCTATAACAAATTTTCCAAGATTTTTATATTATAAATTTATAATAAAGAGAAAGAAAATCATAGAAGAAATAAATTTAAAACTAACAAAAAACAACAAAAAAAAGACAAATATCTTAGGAGAATACTCTAGCCGCATGAACGAGATATATGATCGAAAAGATTTTGAAGAATACATATTTGGTGATTTTGAAAACCGTAAATACATGATGATTAAAAACTTTGATACCGTATTAAAAATACATTATGGAGATTACAACAAACTTCCGCCGGAAGAAGAAAGAAAAAATGGCCATGCTCATTTTAAATATTTTATAGATGAATAA
- a CDS encoding bifunctional 3,4-dihydroxy-2-butanone 4-phosphate synthase/GTP cyclohydrolase II — protein MKFQKVKQAIQDLQNGKMIVMVDDEDRENEGDLVFPAALSDMQKVNFAITHAKGVLCLAMDQENAKRLDLPLMVSKNTSSHETAFTITIDAKEVTTGVSAYERDFTMRLAANPLSKPDDFVRPGHIFPLIAKNGGVLERTGHTEGSVDICKLAGLAPMASICEIVKEDGTMARRDYLEEFCAKYDLNMVSVSDLVEYRLNSESLITVESSSDSSLFDFECKKYEIKDHKNLTHVAFTFGEINPQTSVKFQKIAKDYELLSSLKFDEFVQSIKYLKENGGILVFLDSEKNEANTKDYGIGAQILKYFGVKDIELLSSSKNKEFVGISGFGLNITSYK, from the coding sequence ATGAAATTTCAAAAAGTAAAACAAGCTATACAAGATTTGCAAAATGGCAAAATGATTGTTATGGTTGATGATGAAGATAGAGAAAATGAAGGTGATTTGGTTTTTCCAGCAGCATTAAGCGATATGCAAAAGGTAAATTTTGCAATCACACATGCAAAAGGTGTATTATGCCTTGCAATGGATCAAGAAAATGCAAAAAGGCTAGATCTACCACTTATGGTTTCTAAAAACACATCTAGTCACGAAACAGCTTTTACAATAACAATAGATGCAAAAGAGGTAACAACTGGAGTTAGCGCATACGAAAGAGATTTTACTATGAGACTTGCTGCAAATCCTCTTTCAAAACCTGATGATTTTGTAAGGCCTGGACATATATTTCCACTTATAGCAAAAAATGGAGGGGTTCTTGAAAGAACAGGACACACAGAAGGCTCTGTTGATATATGCAAACTCGCAGGACTTGCACCAATGGCTTCAATATGCGAGATAGTAAAAGAAGATGGGACTATGGCTCGCAGGGATTATTTAGAAGAGTTTTGTGCTAAATATGATTTAAACATGGTTTCTGTTTCTGATTTGGTTGAATATCGTTTAAATAGTGAAAGCCTGATAACTGTAGAAAGCTCAAGTGATTCTTCATTGTTTGATTTTGAATGCAAAAAATATGAAATCAAAGATCACAAAAACCTAACACATGTTGCATTTACATTTGGAGAAATAAACCCCCAAACAAGTGTTAAATTTCAAAAAATCGCAAAAGACTATGAACTTCTAAGCTCCTTAAAATTTGATGAGTTTGTGCAAAGTATAAAATACCTAAAAGAAAATGGTGGAATTTTAGTATTTTTAGATAGTGAAAAAAATGAGGCAAACACAAAAGACTATGGCATAGGAGCACAAATTTTAAAATATTTTGGAGTAAAAGATATCGAACTACTAAGCTCCAGCAAGAACAAAGAATTTGTTGGAATAAGCGGCTTTGGACTAAATATAACATCTTATAAATAA
- a CDS encoding cytochrome C: MKKLLLSSLLICFSYANSEVYTDVVKPVFADTKATKSIGRLLPTNGVKILEKNKDILKLEVQGYQNPDVKNVIYFNNSERIFTLALSKTAKIDIKVIEEGKNGKWNLVKTEVFAKDGGFSSDLQPIFNKAKNIYENNCGTCHSLHKPTSYKANQWPSLLKSMLSRTAIDKKDEWLVIQYLQKNASDKNAK, from the coding sequence ATGAAAAAACTACTGCTTTCATCACTATTAATATGTTTTTCATATGCAAATAGTGAAGTTTATACAGATGTTGTAAAACCGGTGTTTGCTGATACAAAGGCTACAAAATCAATAGGAAGACTACTTCCAACAAATGGTGTTAAAATTCTAGAAAAGAACAAAGATATACTAAAATTAGAGGTTCAAGGCTATCAGAACCCTGATGTAAAAAATGTAATATATTTCAATAATTCTGAGCGTATTTTTACACTTGCTTTATCAAAAACAGCAAAAATAGACATAAAAGTCATAGAAGAAGGAAAAAATGGTAAATGGAATCTAGTAAAAACAGAAGTTTTTGCAAAAGATGGTGGTTTTAGCAGTGATTTGCAACCAATATTCAATAAAGCCAAAAACATTTACGAAAATAATTGTGGCACTTGCCACTCGCTTCATAAACCAACAAGCTATAAGGCAAATCAGTGGCCTAGTTTATTAAAATCAATGCTAAGCAGAACAGCTATTGATAAAAAAGATGAGTGGCTTGTTATACAGTACCTTCAAAAAAACGCATCAGATAAAAACGCTAAATAA
- a CDS encoding molybdopterin-dependent oxidoreductase has protein sequence MPLISNVTALNLMADELNTGLIKNGKVLTGAHWGMLEVDVKDGKIIGSKPYQKTSEIYNPLQYYTQDMVYKTRVKYPMVRKSYLENPDDPKPELRGKDEWVRVKYEDAIKLVANELKKTRKQKGNTAVFAGSYGWKSSGNVHNSRILLHRFMNLSGGFVGSLGDYSTAASQIIMPHVVGSIEVYEQQTSWPVVLESSQVVVIWGANPISTLRIAWTATDEQGFKYFEQLKKSNKKVIIIDPIRSETAQYFDKAEWIAPRPNTDVALMMGIAHYLYTNNKYDKDFIQDYTVGFDKFIPYLTGKEDGIAKDTKWASDITKISEEKIKQLAETFFNNRTMLMSGWGMQRAQYGEQPHWMLVTLACMLGQIGLEGGGFGLSYHYSNGGVPTAKGGVISGVNSASVGIFNKKGEFVGTSNGAFDKNGRFVAKTNTDNGTGQSWLQEATKYAFPVARIADALLNPGKTIDHNGNKITYPDIDFIYWVGGNPFVHHQNTNKLRKAWQKPRTIVVNEPYWTPTAKMADIVFPATTSNERNDITMTGDYSNMNIVPMKQVVEKFEESKDDYQIFSDLSKAYDEKLAIAYTDNGKTEFDWIKQYYDGAYKQVKSIPDLYTEMKPFEEFWNSNKPVTFSSTPESESWVRFGEFREDPILNALGTPSGLIEIYSETIENMNYDDCKPHPTWFEPIEWLGMKDKPAQFHMLSPHPADRLHSQLSHTSLRDKYSITDREPIWINEKDALNLGIKTGDLVRVFNERGQILAGALVTNNVSQGVVKLAEGAWYDPDKNGLCKNGCANVLALDIPTSKLANGNISHTALVNIEKFKGEAPKLTAFSNPSII, from the coding sequence ATGCCATTAATTTCAAATGTAACGGCTTTAAATTTAATGGCAGATGAGCTAAATACTGGTCTTATAAAAAATGGAAAAGTTCTAACTGGTGCTCACTGGGGAATGCTTGAAGTTGATGTTAAAGACGGAAAAATAATTGGCTCAAAACCATATCAAAAAACAAGTGAAATTTATAACCCACTTCAATACTACACACAAGATATGGTTTACAAAACTCGTGTCAAATACCCTATGGTAAGAAAAAGCTACCTTGAAAATCCAGATGATCCAAAGCCTGAACTTAGGGGCAAAGATGAATGGGTAAGAGTTAAATATGAAGATGCGATTAAGCTTGTTGCAAACGAGCTTAAAAAGACAAGAAAGCAAAAAGGCAACACAGCTGTATTTGCAGGAAGTTATGGATGGAAATCAAGTGGAAATGTTCACAATTCAAGAATTTTATTGCATAGATTTATGAACTTAAGCGGTGGATTTGTTGGGTCTTTGGGGGATTATTCTACAGCCGCATCACAAATAATAATGCCACACGTAGTAGGAAGCATAGAAGTTTATGAGCAACAAACAAGTTGGCCTGTGGTGCTAGAAAGTTCTCAAGTAGTCGTTATCTGGGGAGCAAATCCTATATCAACACTAAGAATTGCATGGACTGCCACAGATGAGCAAGGCTTTAAGTATTTCGAACAGCTCAAGAAAAGTAATAAAAAAGTGATAATAATAGACCCTATAAGATCAGAAACAGCACAATATTTTGATAAGGCTGAATGGATAGCACCAAGACCAAACACAGATGTAGCTTTGATGATGGGTATAGCACATTATCTATATACAAACAACAAATACGACAAAGATTTTATACAAGATTATACAGTTGGTTTTGATAAATTTATACCTTATTTGACTGGTAAAGAAGATGGTATAGCAAAAGACACAAAATGGGCAAGTGACATAACCAAAATAAGCGAAGAAAAGATAAAACAATTAGCCGAAACTTTCTTTAACAATAGAACAATGCTAATGAGTGGTTGGGGAATGCAAAGGGCGCAGTATGGAGAACAACCACATTGGATGCTTGTTACATTAGCTTGTATGCTTGGACAAATAGGCCTAGAAGGTGGTGGTTTCGGTCTTAGCTATCATTACTCAAACGGCGGAGTACCTACTGCCAAAGGTGGTGTTATAAGTGGCGTTAATAGTGCAAGTGTTGGAATTTTTAATAAAAAAGGCGAATTTGTAGGAACAAGCAATGGTGCTTTTGATAAAAATGGAAGATTTGTAGCAAAGACAAATACAGATAATGGCACTGGACAAAGTTGGCTACAAGAAGCAACAAAATATGCATTTCCTGTTGCCAGAATAGCCGATGCATTGCTAAATCCAGGAAAAACGATAGATCATAACGGCAACAAAATAACCTACCCTGATATAGATTTCATATATTGGGTTGGCGGAAATCCTTTTGTTCACCATCAAAATACAAACAAACTAAGAAAAGCTTGGCAAAAACCAAGAACCATTGTTGTAAACGAACCATACTGGACACCGACAGCAAAAATGGCAGATATCGTATTTCCAGCAACAACATCAAACGAAAGAAATGATATAACCATGACTGGGGATTACTCAAACATGAATATCGTTCCTATGAAACAAGTTGTTGAAAAATTCGAAGAGTCAAAAGATGATTATCAAATCTTTTCTGATTTGTCAAAAGCATACGATGAAAAATTAGCAATAGCATATACAGATAATGGAAAAACAGAATTTGATTGGATAAAACAATATTACGATGGGGCATACAAACAAGTAAAATCAATACCTGATTTATATACAGAAATGAAACCATTTGAAGAATTTTGGAATAGCAATAAACCGGTAACATTTTCATCAACTCCTGAGAGCGAATCATGGGTTAGATTTGGTGAGTTTAGAGAAGACCCGATATTAAATGCTCTTGGAACACCATCTGGGCTTATTGAAATTTATTCTGAAACTATAGAAAATATGAACTATGATGATTGTAAACCTCATCCAACTTGGTTTGAACCAATAGAATGGCTTGGAATGAAAGACAAACCAGCACAATTTCATATGCTAAGCCCGCACCCAGCGGATAGACTTCACTCTCAGCTTAGTCACACATCTTTAAGAGACAAATACTCAATAACAGATAGAGAGCCTATATGGATAAATGAAAAAGATGCTTTAAATCTAGGAATTAAAACAGGTGATCTTGTAAGAGTGTTTAATGAAAGGGGACAAATTTTAGCAGGTGCTCTTGTAACAAACAACGTATCTCAAGGTGTTGTAAAACTTGCTGAAGGCGCTTGGTATGATCCAGATAAAAATGGACTTTGCAAAAATGGTTGTGCAAATGTGTTAGCTCTTGATATACCTACCTCAAAACTAGCAAATGGAAATATATCACATACAGCACTTGTAAATATTGAAAAATTTAAAGGTGAAGCTCCAAAGCTTACAGCTTTTAGCAACCCTAGTATAATATAA
- a CDS encoding DUF2798 domain-containing protein, whose protein sequence is MISKKYYKYIHSLFMALFMTAFMSGILSYINLGLVDGFLKIWISGQIKAFVVAYPTILIISPFVARMANKICSKD, encoded by the coding sequence ATGATATCAAAGAAATATTATAAGTATATTCATTCATTGTTTATGGCATTATTTATGACAGCATTCATGTCAGGAATTCTTAGTTATATAAATTTAGGTTTGGTTGATGGATTTTTAAAAATTTGGATATCTGGTCAAATAAAAGCATTTGTTGTTGCTTATCCTACAATACTTATTATTTCTCCTTTTGTTGCAAGAATGGCAAATAAAATTTGTAGCAAAGATTAA
- a CDS encoding helix-turn-helix domain-containing protein has product MDIVIVDLDPFYQNNKNIDFEQMLSICSHQQFIFLAKNIKTYKKILKNFTGSGSVVFFKPIKLTAIFDNILLLNKKDSKQIINLNHNVSFDVFGERLYKNDSQIFLTNLEHKLILLLIQNINKLTTFEIIDNIVYDGECPSKIAMQNLVGQLRRKLGLKIKSIRSSGYMLHSIN; this is encoded by the coding sequence TTGGATATAGTTATTGTTGATTTAGATCCTTTTTATCAAAATAATAAAAATATTGATTTTGAGCAAATGTTATCTATTTGTTCTCATCAGCAGTTTATATTTTTAGCTAAAAATATAAAAACCTATAAAAAAATTTTAAAAAATTTCACAGGCAGTGGTTCTGTTGTGTTCTTTAAACCTATAAAACTAACAGCAATATTTGATAACATTTTATTGTTGAATAAAAAAGACTCAAAACAGATTATAAATTTAAATCATAATGTATCCTTTGATGTTTTTGGAGAAAGATTATATAAAAATGACTCTCAAATTTTTTTAACAAATTTGGAGCATAAACTAATACTTCTTTTGATTCAAAACATCAATAAATTGACAACATTTGAAATCATTGACAATATTGTTTATGATGGAGAGTGTCCATCAAAAATAGCAATGCAAAATTTAGTAGGGCAGTTAAGAAGAAAATTAGGATTGAAAATCAAAAGCATTCGTTCATCTGGTTATATGTTGCACAGTATTAATTAA
- a CDS encoding molybdopterin-dependent oxidoreductase, which translates to MSISRRNFLKSSAATALAISSNSVLAKDENIKTIPHASNLGAFYADVQDGKIVKIHSQVSDKDPKFPGNEAWIDRVYSDTRIKYPCVRKSYLEGKNSPELRGKEEFVRVSWDKAMQLIVDKLKTLKPEEIHNASYSGWGHPGLLHNCGAVAGRFFNTSIGGAVGTDGEYSNGAAGKVNATIMGDLEVYSLQTSHEVILENTKVYVMWGADLLKCNQIDYKIANRGNNPYYDKYEKSGIKFITIDPQYTEIANRFGAEWIKIRPNTDVALMLGMAHYLYTSKQYDKDFIEKYTFGFNKFLPYLLGKTEDKVEKTPAWAAKITGVDEKIIKALADTFVKNRTFLAGNWSMQRAHHGEQADWMLMVLAAMIGQVGLPGGGFGFSMHYSGGGQAFSGAMLPGGLPQGKNKVDVSIPASRISEAILNPGKKINFKGGHMTYPDLKMLYITGATLLGHHPNTNELIKAIRTLDTVVVHEPWWTPMAKMADIVLPSTTPLERDDISYGGSYSQDYVYAMKKVIEPLWEARNDYDIFADMAKMISDKAYRKFTGSKTKEERIKGLYDKSDCPNYMSFEEFWDKGYLYFEPSEDAKKFVRHAEFRKDPVANKLATETGKIQIFSQKFADFKLEDFKGHPIWLEPAEWLGDEEKTKKYPLHVLSPHPKYRIHSQLDNSFIRKAYKVTNREPVVINDEDAKKFGIKDGDVVEVYNDRGAILCGAAVSKNIMQGVIAVEEGAWYDPENVNDEKPRCKAGHVNLLTTSIPTSTMAQATSVNTCLAAIRKVDAKAYEGVKAPKVKGA; encoded by the coding sequence ATGTCAATTTCAAGAAGAAATTTCTTAAAATCATCCGCAGCAACAGCACTTGCAATTTCATCAAATTCTGTTTTGGCAAAAGATGAAAATATAAAAACAATACCACATGCTTCAAACTTAGGTGCTTTTTATGCTGATGTACAAGATGGAAAAATAGTAAAAATTCACTCGCAAGTATCAGACAAAGACCCAAAATTCCCAGGAAATGAAGCTTGGATAGATAGAGTTTATTCAGATACTAGAATAAAATATCCTTGCGTTAGAAAAAGCTACTTAGAAGGCAAAAACTCACCAGAACTTCGTGGAAAAGAAGAGTTTGTTCGTGTTAGCTGGGACAAGGCAATGCAACTTATAGTAGATAAATTAAAAACACTTAAACCAGAAGAGATACACAATGCAAGCTATAGTGGTTGGGGACACCCTGGACTTTTACACAACTGCGGTGCGGTAGCTGGAAGATTTTTTAATACTTCTATCGGTGGAGCAGTTGGAACTGATGGCGAATACAGCAACGGTGCGGCCGGTAAAGTAAATGCAACTATCATGGGTGATTTAGAAGTTTATTCACTTCAAACATCTCATGAGGTTATACTTGAAAATACAAAAGTATATGTTATGTGGGGCGCTGATTTACTAAAATGTAATCAAATTGATTATAAAATTGCAAATCGTGGAAATAACCCTTATTATGACAAATATGAAAAATCAGGCATAAAATTTATAACAATTGACCCTCAATATACTGAAATAGCAAACCGCTTTGGTGCTGAGTGGATCAAAATTCGCCCAAATACAGATGTCGCTTTAATGCTTGGTATGGCTCACTATCTTTATACAAGCAAACAATATGACAAAGATTTTATAGAAAAATATACATTTGGTTTTAATAAATTTCTACCTTATTTACTTGGAAAAACAGAAGATAAAGTAGAAAAAACTCCAGCTTGGGCTGCTAAAATAACAGGCGTAGATGAAAAAATTATAAAAGCGCTTGCTGATACATTTGTAAAAAATAGAACATTCCTAGCTGGCAACTGGTCTATGCAAAGAGCTCATCACGGCGAACAAGCTGACTGGATGCTTATGGTTCTTGCAGCTATGATAGGACAAGTTGGCTTACCTGGTGGTGGATTTGGCTTTTCAATGCACTATAGTGGCGGTGGACAAGCATTTTCTGGTGCGATGCTTCCTGGTGGCTTACCACAAGGCAAAAACAAAGTAGATGTAAGCATACCTGCATCTCGTATAAGCGAAGCTATCTTAAATCCTGGAAAGAAGATAAACTTCAAAGGTGGTCATATGACATATCCCGATCTAAAAATGCTATATATCACAGGTGCTACACTATTAGGACACCATCCAAACACTAACGAACTTATAAAAGCTATACGCACACTTGATACAGTTGTAGTTCATGAGCCGTGGTGGACACCTATGGCAAAAATGGCCGATATAGTTTTACCATCTACAACACCACTTGAAAGAGATGATATAAGCTATGGTGGCTCATACTCTCAAGATTATGTTTATGCGATGAAAAAAGTAATAGAACCACTATGGGAAGCTAGAAACGACTATGATATATTTGCTGATATGGCAAAAATGATAAGCGATAAAGCATATCGTAAATTTACAGGTAGCAAAACAAAAGAAGAGAGAATAAAAGGCCTATATGACAAGAGCGATTGTCCAAACTATATGAGCTTTGAAGAGTTTTGGGACAAAGGATATCTTTATTTTGAGCCTAGCGAAGATGCAAAAAAATTCGTTCGCCATGCTGAGTTTAGAAAGGATCCTGTTGCAAATAAACTTGCTACAGAAACTGGTAAAATACAAATTTTCTCTCAAAAATTTGCTGATTTTAAACTAGAAGATTTCAAAGGTCATCCAATCTGGCTAGAACCAGCTGAATGGCTTGGAGATGAAGAAAAAACTAAAAAATACCCACTTCATGTATTAAGCCCACATCCAAAATACAGAATCCACTCTCAACTTGATAACTCATTTATAAGAAAAGCTTATAAAGTTACGAACAGAGAGCCTGTTGTTATAAATGATGAAGATGCAAAAAAATTCGGAATCAAAGATGGTGATGTTGTAGAAGTTTACAATGATAGAGGTGCTATACTATGTGGTGCTGCTGTAAGCAAAAACATCATGCAAGGTGTTATAGCTGTTGAGGAAGGTGCTTGGTATGACCCAGAAAATGTAAACGATGAAAAACCAAGATGTAAAGCAGGACATGTGAATCTACTTACTACATCTATACCTACATCAACTATGGCTCAAGCAACATCTGTAAATACTTGCTTGGCTGCGATTAGAAAAGTTGATGCAAAAGCATATGAAGGTGTAAAAGCACCTAAAGTAAAAGGAGCATAA
- a CDS encoding phage integrase central domain-containing protein, with protein MLKQTHFKDFETIYQEYIKTRTNISPKHLQRIKSFFERFLLPNFTNSDIKKITRKDVVRALSPLPENPESIKKHL; from the coding sequence ATGCTAAAACAAACTCATTTTAAAGATTTTGAAACAATTTATCAAGAATACATCAAAACAAGAACAAACATAAGCCCAAAACACCTACAAAGGATAAAAAGTTTTTTTGAGAGATTTTTGCTACCAAATTTTACAAATTCCGATATAAAGAAAATAACAAGAAAGGATGTAGTAAGGGCGTTATCTCCCTTACCTGAAAATCCTGAAAGTATAAAAAAGCACTTATAG
- a CDS encoding DUF2325 domain-containing protein — protein sequence MSVLVIGADEITPIKAVLHDLGAQKIEHWDARNENRVNRKPIPQDTKCVVMLTSFLNHNTMKTIKTQAKKRNIPIVCAKRSVSCVFCEYCKVFGLDREFGCKKEF from the coding sequence ATGTCAGTTTTAGTTATAGGTGCAGATGAAATTACCCCGATAAAGGCTGTTTTGCATGACCTTGGCGCACAAAAGATAGAGCATTGGGATGCAAGAAATGAGAATAGAGTAAATAGAAAGCCTATTCCTCAGGATACTAAATGTGTCGTTATGCTTACAAGTTTTTTAAATCACAATACAATGAAAACCATAAAAACTCAAGCTAAAAAGAGAAATATTCCTATAGTTTGTGCAAAAAGAAGTGTTAGTTGCGTATTTTGCGAATATTGTAAGGTTTTTGGTTTGGATAGGGAATTTGGATGCAAAAAGGAATTTTAA
- the fldA gene encoding flavodoxin FldA, with protein MMVGIIYGSSMGNTEEVANFISENLGLENEVVNVSDADADKINGYDKLILATSTWGSGDLQDDWDAFDFSGLSLSGKTVALFGLGDSESYSDDYCSGMGKLYDEVVKAGAKVVGGVSTDDYTFDESEAVRDGKFVGLALDAENESDKTEARVLAWIETIKSELA; from the coding sequence ATAATGGTAGGAATAATATACGGAAGCAGCATGGGAAATACTGAAGAGGTTGCAAATTTTATTTCTGAAAATTTGGGTCTTGAAAACGAAGTTGTAAATGTAAGCGATGCTGATGCTGATAAAATAAATGGATATGATAAATTAATCCTTGCTACATCAACTTGGGGTAGTGGCGATTTACAAGATGATTGGGATGCTTTTGATTTCAGCGGTCTATCTCTTAGCGGAAAAACAGTTGCGCTTTTTGGCCTAGGTGATTCAGAAAGCTATTCTGATGACTATTGCAGTGGTATGGGAAAACTTTATGATGAAGTTGTAAAAGCTGGAGCAAAAGTTGTCGGTGGTGTATCTACAGATGATTATACTTTTGATGAATCTGAAGCTGTGAGAGATGGAAAATTTGTAGGTCTGGCTCTTGATGCTGAAAATGAAAGTGACAAAACAGAAGCTAGAGTTTTAGCTTGGATAGAAACTATCAAATCTGAACTTGCATAA
- a CDS encoding thiamine-phosphate pyrophosphorylase, with product MNNENLYRVIDANLNRLREGIRVVEDICRYGFNNQPISLRLKQIRHQTKIDQTGYINFRDSSNDVLKTSTKSEQKRENLNEILIANLKRAQESSRVLEECFKIIDTEKSELFKKIRYEIYTIEKDIFIS from the coding sequence ATGAATAACGAAAATCTATACAGAGTTATAGATGCCAATCTAAATAGGCTAAGAGAAGGAATTAGGGTTGTTGAAGACATATGTAGATATGGGTTTAACAACCAGCCTATCTCACTTAGACTTAAACAGATAAGACACCAAACAAAAATAGACCAGACTGGGTATATAAATTTTAGAGATTCTTCAAACGATGTTCTTAAAACAAGCACAAAATCCGAACAAAAAAGAGAAAACTTGAATGAAATTTTGATCGCAAATTTAAAAAGAGCGCAGGAAAGTTCTAGGGTTTTAGAAGAGTGTTTTAAGATAATAGATACTGAAAAATCTGAGTTATTTAAAAAAATAAGATATGAAATTTATACGATAGAAAAAGATATTTTTATAAGTTAA